A region of Flavobacterium indicum GPTSA100-9 = DSM 17447 DNA encodes the following proteins:
- a CDS encoding DUF2130 domain-containing protein — translation MSTNSSTIQCPNCGTAIDVNDILKHQIEDALRKEFQSKAALHEKELALKNESLEKAKAEFEAKKRQENELFAERLEREKKQAEKDIAEKLKAKLEEENKERIALMNKELTEKSEKLRELNKMEAEIAKLNREKLEMKEAIEAQLQKQLNDQLVQEKEKIRKLEEEKNELKVKELLKQLEDQKKLTEEMKRKQEQGSMQMQGEVQELAIEEFIMQNFPLDTLEEIKKGATGADCLQIVNTREVQNCGSIYYESKRTKAFQPAWIEKFKNDIRSKKANIGVLVTEVMPSDMERMGMKDGIWICTFEEFKGLSAVLRQSLIQISQAVQSQENKGDKMGMLYDFLTSNEFRLQIEGIVEGFSQMQSDLLSEKRAMQRIWSQREKQIEKVILNTTNMYGNIRGIAGNAVQAVRALELDDTNLLEEEL, via the coding sequence ATGAGCACAAATTCTTCTACAATACAATGTCCTAATTGCGGCACCGCCATCGATGTGAATGATATTTTAAAGCACCAAATTGAAGATGCTTTACGCAAAGAATTTCAATCCAAAGCAGCACTTCACGAAAAGGAATTAGCGCTTAAAAACGAGTCGCTTGAAAAAGCAAAAGCCGAATTTGAAGCGAAAAAACGTCAGGAAAACGAATTGTTTGCCGAACGCCTAGAACGTGAAAAAAAGCAAGCCGAAAAAGACATCGCCGAAAAATTAAAGGCTAAGTTAGAAGAGGAAAATAAAGAGCGTATTGCCTTAATGAACAAGGAGTTAACCGAAAAATCGGAGAAACTTCGGGAATTGAATAAAATGGAAGCGGAAATTGCCAAATTGAACCGCGAAAAATTGGAAATGAAAGAAGCCATTGAAGCCCAATTACAAAAACAATTAAACGATCAATTGGTGCAGGAAAAGGAAAAAATACGCAAGCTCGAAGAAGAAAAAAACGAATTAAAAGTTAAAGAACTCCTCAAGCAATTAGAAGACCAAAAAAAGCTGACCGAAGAAATGAAACGCAAGCAGGAGCAAGGCTCTATGCAAATGCAAGGGGAGGTACAGGAGTTGGCCATTGAGGAATTCATCATGCAAAACTTTCCACTCGATACTTTGGAGGAAATTAAAAAAGGGGCGACGGGTGCCGATTGTTTGCAAATCGTAAATACCAGAGAAGTACAAAATTGTGGTTCTATCTATTACGAAAGTAAACGAACCAAGGCTTTTCAACCGGCTTGGATTGAGAAGTTTAAAAACGATATCCGCAGTAAAAAAGCCAATATTGGGGTATTGGTAACCGAAGTCATGCCGTCCGATATGGAACGTATGGGCATGAAAGACGGCATTTGGATTTGTACGTTTGAAGAATTTAAAGGACTCAGCGCCGTATTGCGTCAGTCGTTAATACAAATCAGTCAAGCAGTGCAATCGCAAGAGAATAAAGGCGACAAAATGGGGATGTTGTATGATTTCCTAACCAGCAACGAATTCCGCCTACAAATTGAAGGAATTGTAGAAGGATTCAGCCAAATGCAGTCCGACTTACTGAGTGAAAAACGTGCCATGCAACGCATTTGGTCGCAACGCGAAAAACAAATCGAAAAAGTGATTCTAAACACCACCAACATGTATGGCAACATTCGCGGTATTGCCGGAAATGCCGTGCAAGCCGTTCGTGCCTTAGAGTTAGACGATACTAATTTATTGGAAGAAGAACTGTAA
- a CDS encoding DUF6642 family protein encodes MASNLFCLEYVKELQVPSRSLILPALENLTMRYGITNVYQVCDDLESLEERLGNLLYEDRNFKDYQLLYFVFEGKNNQIVLDNFYYSLEEIAEFFEGKLKGKIIHFANTMLLDLEEETFQYFLDVTGAKALSGYVNPVPILSTVLDNLFFSLCQEYDDVVDVVEELFEKQYNLAKSMGFRLYY; translated from the coding sequence ATGGCATCCAATTTATTTTGTTTAGAATACGTCAAAGAGCTTCAGGTACCGAGCAGAAGTCTCATTTTGCCTGCGCTTGAAAATTTAACCATGCGCTATGGTATTACCAACGTGTATCAAGTGTGCGACGATTTAGAGTCCTTAGAAGAGCGACTGGGAAATTTATTGTACGAAGACCGCAATTTTAAAGATTACCAATTGTTGTACTTTGTGTTTGAAGGCAAAAACAACCAAATCGTTCTCGATAATTTTTACTACTCGCTAGAAGAAATAGCCGAGTTTTTTGAAGGAAAATTAAAAGGTAAAATCATCCATTTTGCCAATACGATGTTGCTCGATTTAGAAGAAGAAACCTTCCAATATTTCTTAGACGTTACTGGTGCCAAAGCCCTGTCGGGGTATGTGAATCCAGTGCCTATTTTAAGTACGGTCTTAGATAATTTATTTTTCTCCCTTTGTCAGGAATACGACGACGTAGTAGATGTGGTAGAAGAATTATTTGAAAAACAATACAACCTCGCCAAAAGCATGGGCTTCCGCTTGTATTATTAA
- a CDS encoding helix-turn-helix domain-containing protein, whose amino-acid sequence MATVKKHTTFGEQLRQLRETAGMTLREVAANIEIDPSLLAKIERNQRQPTKHLIKNIADFFEVNEKELLEEFLSDQIAYKILDEEANLNILKVAEEKVAYIKTLRNE is encoded by the coding sequence ATGGCAACCGTGAAAAAACATACAACATTTGGAGAGCAACTCAGACAACTGAGAGAAACTGCAGGTATGACTTTGAGAGAAGTTGCTGCAAATATTGAAATTGACCCTTCTCTACTTGCTAAAATTGAGCGTAACCAAAGACAGCCGACAAAACATTTAATCAAAAATATCGCTGACTTTTTTGAAGTTAACGAGAAGGAATTGCTCGAAGAATTTTTAAGTGACCAGATTGCTTACAAAATTTTAGACGAAGAAGCAAACTTGAATATTCTGAAAGTAGCAGAAGAAAAAGTAGCATACATCAAAACATTGCGAAATGAGTAA
- a CDS encoding Eco57I restriction-modification methylase domain-containing protein, with amino-acid sequence MSKTINIEPFKQELPSDFADRLGIYYTQQVTTTHKKVNGQFFTPTPIARLLASFCDFSKTRIKILDPGCGTAILSCALVEHLIESQNGIKKIDLVAYETDLELIPYSQKALDYLKEWLLNKGIQFNFILHSTDFVLENATVLKENRLPSLFEETKSVDKNFDIIISNPPYFKLSKDDKRVIASQELVSGQPNIYSFFMGIASKLLSKNGELVFITPRSFASGNYFKAFRELFFNTVQIEKIHLFNSRKDTFNRDSVLQETVVIKAIREEIDSKKKVLVSSSAGIKDIFEPSIKYFNSSELIDLNSKEKILHLPTSDKEESILSLVSSWENVLTDFNIKISTGPVVSFRALNFIQNKYENGTVFLAPLFWLHNVNKMILEWPKQLKEKGQFIRIENSSKSLLLPNKNYILLRRFSTKDDKSRLIAAPYFCNYTKSDYIGVENKVNYIYRKDGHLDRDEVVGLCALLNSELFDTYFQIFNGNVNVSATELREMRFPPLNNIKEIGNKIILSNDYSMNNVNSIVNEIFELEVIMN; translated from the coding sequence ATGAGTAAAACAATAAATATCGAACCATTCAAACAAGAACTGCCTAGTGACTTTGCAGACAGGTTAGGTATTTATTACACTCAACAAGTAACAACAACGCACAAGAAAGTCAACGGACAATTTTTTACTCCTACTCCAATCGCTCGACTTCTAGCATCCTTTTGTGACTTTTCAAAAACAAGAATCAAAATTTTAGACCCTGGTTGTGGAACAGCAATTTTGTCTTGTGCTTTGGTTGAGCATTTAATAGAATCACAAAACGGAATTAAGAAAATTGACTTAGTGGCTTATGAAACCGACCTTGAATTAATTCCATATTCACAAAAAGCACTTGATTACCTAAAAGAGTGGCTTTTAAATAAAGGAATACAATTTAACTTCATACTTCATTCAACTGATTTTGTTTTAGAAAATGCAACTGTTCTTAAAGAAAATAGACTTCCAAGTTTGTTTGAAGAAACAAAGAGCGTAGATAAAAATTTCGACATCATCATTTCGAACCCACCCTATTTTAAGCTTTCTAAAGATGATAAAAGGGTAATTGCTTCGCAAGAATTAGTTAGCGGACAACCCAATATCTATTCATTTTTTATGGGAATTGCCTCTAAACTACTTTCTAAAAATGGCGAACTAGTTTTTATCACACCGAGAAGTTTTGCTTCTGGTAACTATTTCAAAGCGTTTAGAGAGTTGTTTTTCAATACAGTTCAGATTGAAAAGATACACTTATTCAATTCTCGAAAAGACACTTTCAATCGTGATAGCGTTTTACAAGAAACGGTTGTAATTAAAGCAATCAGAGAAGAAATAGACTCAAAAAAGAAAGTGCTTGTTTCTTCAAGTGCTGGAATTAAAGACATTTTTGAGCCATCAATAAAATATTTCAATTCTTCGGAACTCATTGACCTTAACTCAAAGGAGAAAATTTTGCATTTGCCTACAAGCGACAAAGAAGAAAGCATTTTGAGTTTAGTTTCTTCTTGGGAAAATGTTTTGACTGATTTCAATATAAAAATTTCAACGGGTCCTGTTGTTTCGTTCCGTGCGTTAAATTTTATTCAAAACAAGTACGAAAACGGGACTGTATTTTTAGCCCCATTGTTTTGGCTTCACAACGTGAACAAAATGATTTTGGAATGGCCAAAACAACTTAAGGAAAAAGGACAATTCATAAGAATAGAAAACAGTTCAAAATCTTTGTTGTTACCCAACAAGAACTATATTCTTTTAAGGCGATTTAGCACTAAAGACGACAAGAGCAGATTAATCGCAGCACCTTATTTCTGCAACTATACTAAATCGGATTATATCGGAGTTGAAAACAAAGTAAACTACATATACAGAAAAGATGGGCATTTAGACAGAGACGAAGTAGTTGGGCTTTGTGCTTTGCTTAACAGCGAATTGTTTGACACTTACTTTCAAATTTTCAATGGTAACGTAAATGTGAGTGCAACAGAATTAAGAGAAATGAGATTTCCACCATTAAATAACATCAAAGAAATAGGCAATAAAATCATACTTTCCAATGACTACTCAATGAATAATGTAAACAGTATTGTCAACGAGATTTTTGAATTGGAAGTAATAATGAACTGA
- a CDS encoding BsuBI/PstI family type II restriction endonuclease, whose protein sequence is MSKIEEAQEILKALGLPPAQYNEMAALTFLAICNIKENDKWAKATRQSLGVTKGIMTFVNENYGKSYAPNTRETFRRQVLHQFVQARVVDYNPDDPTLPVNSPKAHYALTSEVLEVVKTYKTRNWKNALKNFIDTVGKLSEVYLKERELNQIPVTLQNGKTIKLSAGKHNEVQAAIVEQFAPRFANGGTLLYLGDTAKKDLFVDEKGLKDLGIPIDQHSKLPDVVIYDNKRKWLFLIEAVTSHGPVSPKRLLELEDFLKNCKVGKVYVTAFPDMTEFKKHSNNIAWETEVWLMEVPDHMIHFNGDRFMGPR, encoded by the coding sequence ATGAGTAAAATAGAAGAAGCACAAGAGATATTAAAAGCGTTAGGACTGCCGCCAGCACAATACAACGAAATGGCGGCTTTGACATTTTTAGCGATTTGCAACATCAAAGAAAATGACAAATGGGCTAAAGCAACACGTCAAAGTTTAGGAGTTACAAAAGGCATTATGACTTTCGTGAATGAAAATTACGGTAAATCATACGCCCCAAATACACGAGAAACATTTAGAAGGCAAGTGCTTCACCAATTTGTACAGGCAAGAGTAGTTGATTACAATCCAGACGACCCAACACTGCCTGTTAATAGCCCTAAAGCACATTATGCTTTGACTTCCGAAGTTTTGGAAGTCGTAAAAACATACAAAACACGAAATTGGAAAAATGCCTTGAAAAACTTCATTGACACAGTTGGTAAACTTTCGGAGGTCTATTTGAAAGAAAGAGAACTAAATCAAATTCCCGTCACCCTTCAAAACGGTAAAACAATAAAACTATCCGCTGGGAAACACAATGAAGTTCAAGCAGCAATAGTGGAACAATTTGCCCCACGCTTTGCAAATGGCGGAACGCTTTTATACTTAGGTGACACAGCCAAGAAAGACTTGTTTGTTGACGAGAAAGGTTTAAAAGATTTAGGCATTCCGATTGACCAACATAGCAAATTGCCAGATGTTGTAATCTATGACAACAAAAGAAAGTGGTTGTTTCTAATTGAAGCTGTTACATCCCACGGCCCTGTTTCTCCGAAACGACTTTTGGAACTCGAAGATTTTTTGAAAAACTGTAAAGTCGGAAAAGTTTACGTAACGGCATTCCCTGATATGACAGAGTTCAAAAAACACTCAAACAACATTGCTTGGGAAACAGAGGTTTGGCTAATGGAAGTACCTGACCATATGATACATTTTAACGGAGACCGATTTATGGGACCGAGATAA
- a CDS encoding response regulator has protein sequence MKILFIEDHPLKQAQINKFVVENFSDCQIESKNSYISGLKELIKNHSNYDVLLLDISMPNYDISSEDSGGDWMPLAGKNILKEMYLRDIPTKAIVVTMHGSFDDGTKITELDSELKKEFSDNYIGYVFYSQLNEDWKDKICQLLKTFEK, from the coding sequence ATGAAGATATTATTCATAGAAGACCATCCATTAAAGCAAGCACAAATCAATAAGTTTGTAGTGGAAAATTTTTCCGATTGCCAAATAGAATCAAAAAATTCGTACATAAGTGGTTTAAAAGAGCTTATTAAAAATCATAGCAACTATGATGTTTTACTTTTAGACATTAGTATGCCGAATTATGATATTTCTTCAGAAGATAGTGGTGGTGATTGGATGCCGTTAGCTGGTAAAAATATTTTAAAGGAAATGTATTTACGTGACATCCCTACTAAAGCTATTGTAGTAACAATGCACGGCAGTTTTGATGATGGAACTAAAATTACAGAACTTGACAGTGAATTAAAAAAAGAATTTTCAGACAACTATATTGGCTACGTTTTCTACTCACAATTAAATGAAGATTGGAAAGACAAGATTTGTCAACTACTAAAGACATTTGAAAAATGA
- a CDS encoding PD-(D/E)XK nuclease domain-containing protein, translating to MIRILIVDDLQTKREKIFNTILDNHDILEKDIVQAKCVKEAKKILYQEYFDLMILDLVLPIEETGESNAKNATGFLNDIEMNPSIHPPIHIVGISGYKDQVEEHHQDFSKKLWNLIDYEENSSNWEDQLKSIIFHLVKIRQQFISASFSNQSDIVIDYLENNSLPNTLIGFSWKEIANNIATIVEKSLDVPSKFSNGTKAKNINVGSIKISSEYDFQNLTHLVLRPWLPSLEAENIAVVFDGNTKNADFSIKGNSLIVEAKYIDSTGKKNDTLKTLEGLKSFYSNNANVKALLFLILVEDGVEIDKHKIEAEFSQQSKEPIVCIRVMNNKLK from the coding sequence ATGATACGCATTTTAATAGTTGATGATTTACAGACAAAACGAGAAAAGATATTTAATACTATTCTTGATAATCACGATATACTTGAAAAAGACATTGTACAAGCTAAATGTGTCAAGGAAGCAAAGAAAATACTCTATCAAGAATATTTTGATTTAATGATATTAGATTTAGTTCTTCCAATTGAAGAAACTGGTGAAAGCAATGCTAAAAATGCAACAGGATTTCTTAATGATATAGAAATGAATCCTTCTATTCATCCCCCTATACATATTGTTGGTATTTCTGGTTATAAAGATCAAGTAGAAGAACACCATCAGGACTTTAGTAAGAAGTTGTGGAATTTAATTGACTATGAAGAAAACTCATCTAATTGGGAAGACCAATTGAAATCAATTATTTTTCACTTAGTTAAAATCAGACAACAGTTTATCAGTGCCTCATTTTCCAATCAATCTGACATAGTCATAGATTACCTTGAAAACAATTCCCTACCAAACACTTTAATTGGTTTTAGTTGGAAGGAGATAGCAAATAATATTGCAACAATTGTTGAAAAATCTTTAGATGTCCCTAGCAAGTTTTCCAATGGAACTAAAGCAAAAAATATTAATGTCGGATCTATAAAAATATCTAGCGAATACGATTTTCAAAATCTAACACACTTGGTCTTACGACCTTGGTTGCCAAGTCTTGAAGCGGAAAACATTGCAGTTGTTTTTGATGGAAACACAAAAAATGCAGACTTTTCCATAAAAGGCAATTCCTTAATCGTTGAAGCAAAATATATTGACAGTACTGGAAAGAAAAACGATACTTTAAAGACTCTTGAAGGTCTAAAATCATTTTATAGTAACAACGCAAATGTCAAAGCGTTGTTGTTTTTGATACTTGTTGAAGATGGAGTTGAAATAGATAAGCACAAGATTGAAGCTGAATTTAGCCAACAAAGCAAAGAACCAATCGTTTGTATTAGAGTAATGAACAATAAATTAAAGTAA